The sequence below is a genomic window from Carassius gibelio isolate Cgi1373 ecotype wild population from Czech Republic chromosome A17, carGib1.2-hapl.c, whole genome shotgun sequence.
TTTAGATGTTAATTATGTTCATCCTACTCAGGTACAAGTGTGGGCGGGTTCATTTACGCCACACTCCAGAATGAGCTCATTGAGTTGTTTGGACTGGAGGGCTGCCTGCTTATCGTTGGAGCACTGGCGCTCAACCTGATGGCATGTGCTGGGCCAATGCGACCTATGAACTTACCTGGATACTACCTAAAACAGAGAGCTGCTCTACAGCGTACAGAAGAACCAGAACCACTCTACACCAAACCTACTGCCATTATCATTGACTCTGATCTCAAAACCACATCCGGCTCAGCCGATAACACAGTCAACATTAAGCTTTTGATCATCAAGGAACCCACCCAACTGCAAGAGAGTGAAGGGGAAAGAAAAGGTGGGATATTGACTTGTTCAGTAGTAGCACGGGCTATCAAAAAGCAAATGCGCCCCTATAGACAGTACCTTTGCAAGACTATAGAGCTCCTGCAGGACCGTGTCTTCATGGCTTTCTGTATCGCCATATTCTTGTTCAGCTTGGGGGCGTTCCCCCCTGTACTCTTCATGGAGGATGTAGCCCAGAGCGAGGGGCTTATCGATGGGATTGCACTAATACCACTCGTCTCCattgttgccatgacaacaggCATCGGTAAGCTGGTCCTGGGCATCCTGGCAGACATGCGATGGGTGAACAGCTTGTACCTGTATGCCCTGACGCTGACAGGCACGGGCATGGCTCTGCTGCTCATTCCTGTGTCGAAAAGCTACATAGGTCTGCAAGTTTTATCAGCCGCAGTTGGATTTTTCTCAGGGAACTGGTCTCTCACATCCTACATCACTACCAAGATAGTGGGCATTGAACGACTCAGCCAGGCTCACGGCATTCTCATGTGCTTCGGGGGGTTTGGAATCACCCTCGGGCCACCTGTTGTAGGTAAGAAGCAAATAATGAGCACAAGCATGGTTAAAAATGAAGACAAAAGCTTGCATGATCAGAAAAGTAGACAAATactaaagaaaatacagaagaaaCTTTTACTGATTTTTTCTCTGGTTTTCTTTTCTTATAGGTTGGTTTTTCGACTGGACTCAGTCATATGACTTGGCATTTTACTTCAG
It includes:
- the LOC128031658 gene encoding monocarboxylate transporter 9-like; translated protein: MGAVKGEGALDGGWGWIIVLASFMAQFLSFGSPQSVGVLYPEWLSAFQEGKGMTAWVGSMVSGVAFITSPVCNACVDNFGARPVTVFSGLMVAGGLMLSAFAPNISFLIFSYGIVVGIGCGLVYAATLTITCQYFDKRRGLALGIVTTGTSVGGFIYATLQNELIELFGLEGCLLIVGALALNLMACAGPMRPMNLPGYYLKQRAALQRTEEPEPLYTKPTAIIIDSDLKTTSGSADNTVNIKLLIIKEPTQLQESEGERKGGILTCSVVARAIKKQMRPYRQYLCKTIELLQDRVFMAFCIAIFLFSLGAFPPVLFMEDVAQSEGLIDGIALIPLVSIVAMTTGIGKLVLGILADMRWVNSLYLYALTLTGTGMALLLIPVSKSYIGLQVLSAAVGFFSGNWSLTSYITTKIVGIERLSQAHGILMCFGGFGITLGPPVVGWFFDWTQSYDLAFYFSGTCVLVSGIFLFLFCSTLPCWNGTSEEGNSPAEEDINTSRQPTLDCDKVASVA